The proteins below come from a single Caballeronia sp. SBC1 genomic window:
- a CDS encoding YqaJ viral recombinase family protein, protein MKLLQIEPYTPEWHDWRSGRDLPNGPRITETAAAIIAGHSRGASVHRLWQEQTGRVAPREPQDNTAARSSAERRMWLRELFTSTHGLPIKPACIESSEHTWIGATLDGLSERMNEICMLVTLSSGEHDSVRNGQVPMRLLTRMQWQLLCAGSQVRKGLLFACRFEASGIQPGVMVEMIPDEDTQFDLLESARRFREAVVDNVPPAGSRFEQAAHQWLLAHRQVERASQQLEVARARLAVLYPAGVDPITAGGVTVYRTNKSNASGPSDLQSLVVKRASDAPAVLEQLDALDVPLADLREGVTGQDVVPDTPIQLGW, encoded by the coding sequence ATGAAGCTCCTACAGATCGAACCCTATACGCCGGAGTGGCACGACTGGCGGTCCGGACGGGACCTTCCAAACGGACCCCGAATCACAGAGACGGCCGCGGCGATCATTGCCGGCCACTCGCGTGGAGCGAGCGTTCACCGCCTTTGGCAGGAGCAAACCGGGCGCGTGGCGCCACGCGAGCCGCAGGACAACACGGCGGCCCGCTCGAGCGCGGAGCGTCGGATGTGGCTGCGTGAGCTCTTCACCTCGACCCACGGCCTGCCTATCAAGCCGGCCTGCATCGAGTCGTCCGAGCACACATGGATTGGAGCTACGCTGGACGGACTGTCCGAGCGGATGAACGAGATATGCATGCTGGTTACGCTGAGCTCCGGCGAGCATGACTCGGTTCGCAATGGCCAGGTACCGATGCGACTCCTCACCCGGATGCAATGGCAGCTGCTATGCGCTGGGTCGCAGGTGCGCAAAGGACTTTTATTCGCGTGTCGCTTCGAAGCGTCCGGCATCCAACCTGGCGTTATGGTCGAAATGATTCCAGATGAGGACACGCAGTTTGATCTACTGGAGAGTGCCCGCCGGTTTCGCGAAGCGGTTGTGGACAATGTCCCACCAGCCGGTAGCCGCTTTGAGCAAGCGGCACATCAGTGGTTGCTTGCCCATCGGCAGGTTGAGCGTGCGAGTCAGCAGCTAGAGGTGGCCCGGGCGCGCCTCGCTGTGCTTTACCCGGCCGGTGTCGACCCGATCACGGCAGGTGGGGTCACCGTATATCGAACAAACAAAAGCAATGCCTCGGGTCCTTCGGATCTGCAATCGCTCGTGGTAAAGCGCGCGAGCGACGCGCCTGCTGTCCTTGAGCAGCTCGACGCGCTTGACGTGCCGCTTGCGGATCTACGGGAGGGTGTGACCGGTCAGGATGTCGTTCCGGATACGCCGATCCAGCTTGGATGGTGA
- a CDS encoding helix-turn-helix domain-containing protein, whose protein sequence is MNLAGMLRARREELRLTLQEVALEVGISKGHLSGIESGRYRDIRLATAARLAKALKLDLQKLADVVLADAASR, encoded by the coding sequence ATGAACCTCGCTGGAATGCTTCGGGCAAGGCGTGAAGAGCTGAGATTGACTCTCCAGGAGGTTGCGCTTGAAGTCGGCATCTCCAAAGGTCATCTCAGTGGTATCGAGTCCGGCCGCTATCGGGACATCCGTCTTGCAACAGCCGCCAGGCTCGCAAAAGCGCTGAAGCTTGACCTGCAGAAACTCGCCGACGTTGTATTGGCCGACGCTGCCAGCCGGTAA
- a CDS encoding DUF736 domain-containing protein, with amino-acid sequence MKKAFNFSLFKNTTDGITFNKSKDDKVRADYNGNGSERDAADKIQIIGIKALSSAGKQYIRLVFIDRTGLDNTYYNAALFLNEKKDSEKQPDYTGSVDLDRDGNERLRLAAWLKTSDRAGRYLSVSVSEFQSQADTPTGEGDGIPASGGAGQPAGAPLEDEDIPF; translated from the coding sequence ATGAAGAAGGCATTCAACTTTTCGCTGTTCAAGAACACCACTGACGGCATCACGTTCAACAAGTCGAAAGACGACAAGGTGCGCGCGGACTACAACGGCAACGGAAGCGAACGCGACGCCGCGGACAAGATCCAGATCATCGGTATCAAAGCGCTGTCGTCTGCCGGCAAGCAGTACATCCGTCTCGTGTTTATCGACCGCACAGGACTCGACAATACGTACTACAACGCGGCCCTCTTCCTTAACGAGAAGAAGGACTCGGAGAAGCAGCCCGACTACACCGGCTCCGTTGATCTTGACCGCGATGGCAACGAGCGTCTGCGTCTCGCTGCTTGGCTGAAAACGAGTGATCGTGCTGGTCGTTATCTGTCGGTGAGCGTCTCGGAATTCCAGTCGCAAGCAGACACTCCGACTGGTGAAGGCGATGGCATACCGGCAAGCGGAGGTGCTGGTCAGCCGGCAGGTGCTCCCCTCGAAGATGAAGATATTCCGTTCTGA
- a CDS encoding VWA domain-containing protein has translation MRNLLLLARLLGNRHNLEVVVDSKTRVASVTRETLTLPATWVGAVLPEGTSHISELLEGVIDHLAAGHARHTDFDAYDSCVATAGPLKRSILSVLEDLRVERLAAKVYPGIARNLARTVELLEQQGFFGGLGEIGKALPAQTLVDAMLCVGRAALLPGQGQPLLNLARAYDGWARTQCPSAWLRLKDITQRAWAANSTRQVIQLVDEAMLLLSDLAAARSSQSDHAAVSTDGGDAGNPLDSGGADPGDDLAADVTEGQNDGTPAKDASGQTPNVTAPAGAEARDQRFALSVLVQQDVRQSDIGDIVGEALQDAVSALPPQNHMQSQSSASVPTKPIPPSWITTATVIRARLGRDLEALLESRRETNNHVGLVGRRLSMKRLHRLAVLDARVFRRRRDEDGINACATLLVDVSGSMTAKSVDGFVPINAAGGALVALAEVLEAHEVPFAATVFNSRFCTIKRFDESWKRVSHTATAIPQLGGNTDLAPALRSVLVDMVDREEDRRLIIVVLDGRTPNMEQVSALYADALEMGVEIATVLIAKSADAYVVPYAAMLKRLGRFPHLTHSMDTLAKTIIDEVRSLI, from the coding sequence ATGCGCAACCTGCTGCTGCTAGCCCGCCTGCTTGGAAATCGTCACAACCTGGAGGTCGTGGTCGACTCCAAAACACGTGTGGCGAGTGTGACCCGGGAGACCCTCACGCTTCCGGCGACGTGGGTCGGAGCAGTTCTGCCGGAGGGCACCTCGCATATTTCCGAACTGCTTGAGGGGGTCATCGACCATCTTGCGGCCGGACACGCGCGCCACACCGACTTCGACGCTTACGATTCCTGCGTCGCCACGGCTGGGCCGCTTAAACGCTCGATTCTGAGCGTCCTGGAGGATCTTCGCGTAGAGCGCCTTGCCGCTAAGGTCTACCCCGGAATCGCACGAAATCTCGCGAGGACCGTCGAGCTGCTCGAACAACAAGGGTTCTTCGGCGGCCTCGGCGAGATCGGCAAGGCGTTGCCAGCGCAGACGCTCGTTGACGCCATGCTATGCGTCGGGCGCGCGGCGCTCTTGCCCGGGCAGGGGCAGCCACTTCTGAACCTCGCAAGGGCGTATGACGGCTGGGCCCGTACCCAGTGCCCGTCCGCCTGGTTGCGTCTTAAAGACATCACACAACGTGCATGGGCTGCAAACTCGACGAGGCAGGTCATCCAGCTTGTCGACGAGGCCATGCTACTCCTCTCAGACCTCGCCGCAGCGCGGAGTAGCCAGAGCGATCACGCTGCTGTCTCAACCGATGGTGGCGACGCAGGGAACCCGTTGGATAGTGGTGGCGCGGATCCGGGCGACGACCTCGCTGCTGACGTCACCGAGGGCCAGAATGACGGTACGCCAGCCAAAGACGCATCTGGTCAGACGCCCAACGTCACGGCTCCGGCAGGCGCAGAGGCGAGAGACCAGCGCTTTGCTCTTTCGGTGCTTGTGCAACAAGACGTTCGACAGTCGGACATCGGGGACATAGTCGGCGAGGCGCTGCAGGACGCTGTGAGTGCCCTACCACCTCAAAACCATATGCAGAGCCAGTCGTCGGCCAGCGTGCCCACGAAACCAATACCGCCGTCGTGGATTACGACCGCGACCGTGATCCGCGCCAGACTTGGCCGTGATCTCGAGGCGCTCCTGGAATCCAGGCGAGAGACCAATAATCATGTCGGGCTTGTCGGCCGAAGGCTCAGCATGAAGCGCCTGCACCGTCTCGCCGTACTCGACGCTCGAGTATTCCGGCGCCGCCGTGACGAAGATGGCATAAACGCCTGTGCGACGCTACTCGTCGACGTATCAGGCAGCATGACTGCGAAGTCAGTTGACGGGTTCGTTCCGATCAATGCCGCCGGCGGAGCGCTCGTTGCCCTGGCGGAGGTGCTCGAGGCGCACGAAGTGCCCTTTGCGGCGACCGTCTTCAATTCAAGGTTCTGCACAATCAAGCGGTTTGACGAAAGCTGGAAGCGCGTCTCACACACAGCAACCGCGATTCCTCAGCTGGGCGGTAATACTGATCTCGCCCCTGCGCTGAGATCCGTGTTGGTTGACATGGTCGACCGGGAGGAGGATCGGCGCCTGATCATCGTGGTACTGGATGGCCGCACGCCGAACATGGAGCAGGTAAGCGCCTTGTATGCGGACGCGCTTGAGATGGGGGTCGAGATCGCCACCGTTCTGATAGCGAAGAGCGCGGACGCGTATGTCGTGCCTTATGCGGCGATGCTAAAACGGCTCGGACGATTTCCCCATCTCACGCACTCGATGGACACTCTCGCTAAAACTATCATTGACGAGGTCCGCTCGCTCATCTGA
- a CDS encoding DUF6817 domain-containing protein — protein MSTTVEILSSSVTSIAPILAFLRARGAAKIDHSGTKLLNHLLGTYDILDHAGAPEHVALAGLIHSVFGTSAFEHTVCRWDEAPLVAELAGEQAARLSLLFCRLDRRVSTINGLISGRRSDPIDRITRDALPLSPDEVVALAWLEAANLLEQNALASAPALARGARAWGMVGPHGFRVFAMRTEDELLASDRPG, from the coding sequence ATGAGCACGACTGTGGAGATTCTGTCGTCATCCGTGACTTCTATCGCACCAATACTTGCATTTTTGCGCGCCCGCGGCGCCGCCAAGATTGATCATAGCGGCACAAAGCTACTGAACCATCTCCTCGGCACCTATGACATCCTCGACCACGCTGGAGCGCCGGAGCACGTTGCGCTCGCCGGACTCATTCACTCGGTTTTCGGTACGAGCGCTTTCGAGCACACGGTCTGCAGGTGGGATGAGGCCCCGCTCGTGGCTGAGCTGGCTGGTGAACAGGCTGCCCGACTTTCCCTGTTGTTCTGTCGGCTCGATCGGCGTGTTTCGACCATTAACGGCTTGATCTCAGGACGTCGATCCGATCCAATTGACCGGATCACGCGCGACGCCCTACCCCTTTCCCCGGACGAAGTAGTCGCTCTCGCCTGGCTCGAGGCCGCAAACCTGCTCGAGCAGAACGCGCTGGCCAGCGCGCCGGCGCTCGCGCGCGGTGCGCGTGCGTGGGGAATGGTCGGACCTCACGGTTTCCGTGTTTTCGCCATGAGAACCGAAGACGAACTCCTCGCAAGTGACAGGCCCGGTTGA
- a CDS encoding 2OG-Fe(II) oxygenase, which produces MSIARMAGAQSYQLLRFDDFLPEQQVRGVADDARILPWQFGWKSNLGRNGSHWHVDLDGGTRTENDASVEHELTHDIARVLWARASAGPMRGHTLIRAYANAHTFGIGGNAHMDRRDDGYWSLVYYAVPEWQPQWCGETVFLDHSGDIAWSCLPRPNRAIVFPANVMHAARAVDRECHELRVCIVFKTRAPR; this is translated from the coding sequence ATGAGCATCGCACGCATGGCGGGTGCGCAAAGCTATCAGCTGCTGCGCTTTGACGACTTCCTGCCCGAGCAACAGGTCAGGGGGGTGGCCGATGATGCACGTATCTTGCCATGGCAGTTTGGCTGGAAGTCGAACCTTGGCAGAAATGGAAGTCACTGGCATGTGGATCTCGACGGCGGTACGCGGACCGAGAACGATGCCAGCGTCGAGCACGAACTGACGCACGATATCGCCCGCGTTCTTTGGGCCAGAGCTTCGGCCGGCCCAATGCGCGGTCATACGCTGATTCGGGCATACGCAAATGCCCACACCTTCGGTATCGGCGGCAATGCGCACATGGACCGCCGCGATGACGGGTACTGGTCGCTCGTGTATTACGCGGTGCCCGAGTGGCAACCGCAATGGTGCGGTGAAACTGTCTTTCTGGACCATTCCGGTGATATTGCCTGGTCATGTCTGCCGCGGCCGAACCGTGCGATTGTCTTTCCGGCCAACGTGATGCACGCAGCCAGAGCGGTCGATCGGGAATGTCACGAACTACGAGTGTGCATCGTGTTCAAGACGAGAGCTCCGCGATGA